The stretch of DNA ATGGCCTGCAAATCGGGTGCGCCGCAGTAACCCATGCTGCTTCTCAGGCCGCCCACAAACTGATAGATGACCTCGCTGGCCGTACCCCGGTAGGCCACGATGCCCTCGATGCCCTCGGGAACGAATTTGCGGCTGCCCGACTGGAAATAGCGGTCACTGCTGCCCTGATCCATTGCGCCCAACGACCCCATGCCCCGGTAGCTCTTGTAGCGGCGGCCATCGCGCAGCACTGTTTCGCCCGGAGATTCGTCGGTTCCGGCCAACATGCTGCCCATCATCACAATGCTCGCTCCGGCGGCGATGGCTTTGGGCACGTCGCCCGTCTGTTTGATGCCGCCGTCTGCGATCACCGGGATTCCGGCTTCTAGGGCCACACTGCTGGCCTCAAAAATGGCGGTGATCTGCGGTACGCCCACGCCTGTGACGATCCGGGTGGTGCAGATCGAACCCGGCCCGATGCCCACTTTGATCGCGTCTGCTCCGGCCAAGATCAGGTCTTTGGCTCCGGCTCTGGTGGCAATATTGCCCGCGATCACGTCCACGTCAAACTGCTCTTTAACGCGGCTCAGGGCGTTCAGAATGCCCTGGCTGTGGCCGTGGGCACTGTCCAGCACCAGCACATCTACGCCCGACTGCACCAGCGCGGCGGCCCTGTCCATCAGGTCGGCCGAGACGCCAATAGCGGCGGCCACGCGCAGGCGGCCCAAGTGGTCTTTGGCGGCGCGGGGGTACTTCACGCGCTTGGTCAGGTCTTTGACGGTGATCAGGCCGCGCAACATGCCGCCTTC from Deinococcus sp. QL22 encodes:
- the guaB gene encoding IMP dehydrogenase encodes the protein MSAPTTTATVPNLPEEMPENGSDRFNYKFGQEGITFDDVLLQPRHSTVLPHEVNVEAQLTRRVRLNIPFVSAAMDTVTELAMAVAMAREGGIGVIHKNMTIDAQAEMVRKVKRSESGMIVDPITLPPHATVGDADRLMGEYRISGVPITDPNGLLLGIITNRDMRFIDDLTTPIADVMTRENLITVPVGTTLEQAHEMFKRNRIEKLLVTDEGGMLRGLITVKDLTKRVKYPRAAKDHLGRLRVAAAIGVSADLMDRAAALVQSGVDVLVLDSAHGHSQGILNALSRVKEQFDVDVIAGNIATRAGAKDLILAGADAIKVGIGPGSICTTRIVTGVGVPQITAIFEASSVALEAGIPVIADGGIKQTGDVPKAIAAGASIVMMGSMLAGTDESPGETVLRDGRRYKSYRGMGSLGAMDQGSSDRYFQSGSRKFVPEGIEGIVAYRGTASEVIYQFVGGLRSSMGYCGAPDLQAMRDHAQFVRITGASLIESHPHGVTITREAPNYGGR